One genomic window of Pseudomonas sp. LFM046 includes the following:
- a CDS encoding SDR family NAD(P)-dependent oxidoreductase, which translates to MVIEQGQVAVITGAAGGIGRGLAEEAGARGLRLVLSDVDGQRLAALVDELQGRGVEVASLAADVGDPQQVDALRDLAVQRFGGVDLVFNNAGVIQTGFSWEIAADRWQRLLDINLGGVINGIRSFVPLLLGQQRPAQVVNTASLAGLVCSPMLGPYTVSKQAVVALSETLHYELAAIQSQVRVAVLCPGPVASDIMASNSVVGAATQQLDSLLDSSIRQGMAPRELACEVFAGIAEERFWLLPHKNFKPALERRLNSILDETNPVFQMAEA; encoded by the coding sequence ATGGTCATTGAACAAGGCCAGGTGGCCGTGATTACCGGCGCTGCCGGCGGCATCGGCCGCGGGCTGGCGGAAGAGGCGGGGGCCCGTGGCCTGCGCCTGGTGCTGAGCGATGTGGATGGGCAGCGCCTGGCTGCCCTGGTCGACGAGCTGCAAGGGCGTGGCGTGGAAGTCGCCAGCCTGGCGGCCGACGTCGGTGACCCGCAGCAGGTGGACGCCCTGCGCGACCTCGCGGTGCAGCGCTTCGGCGGTGTCGACCTGGTGTTCAACAACGCCGGCGTGATCCAGACCGGCTTCAGCTGGGAGATCGCCGCCGACCGCTGGCAGCGCCTGCTGGATATCAACCTGGGTGGCGTGATCAACGGCATCCGCAGCTTCGTGCCCCTGCTGCTGGGCCAGCAGCGTCCGGCCCAGGTGGTCAATACCGCGTCCCTCGCCGGACTGGTCTGCAGCCCCATGCTCGGTCCCTACACCGTCAGCAAGCAGGCGGTGGTCGCCCTCTCCGAAACCCTCCACTACGAGCTGGCGGCGATCCAGTCCCAGGTCCGTGTGGCCGTGCTCTGCCCGGGGCCGGTGGCCAGCGACATCATGGCCTCCAATAGCGTCGTCGGCGCCGCCACGCAGCAGCTGGACAGCCTGCTGGACAGCAGCATTCGCCAGGGCATGGCCCCGCGCGAACTGGCCTGCGAGGTCTTCGCCGGCATCGCCGAAGAACGCTTCTGGCTGCTGCCCCACAAGAACTTCAAGCCGGCGCTGGAGCGGCGCCTCAACAGCATCCTCGACGAGACCAACCCGGTCTTCCAGATGGCCGAAGCCTAA